Genomic segment of Paenalkalicoccus suaedae:
AGATTTTAAGTGGCATCCCGACAACAAACACGTTTACTTGCGGCACCGTTCTTGCAACGAAGCCTAAGGCGACATCTACTAAAAAGATCGGCGCAACAATAGGCACGGACATTTGAAAGGCGATAATAAACATGGTGTTAAAAGTTGTTGCGATAAATTCTATAATGGATTCATCTCCGAACGGTATGTATAGCTGTTGCATTGGTATGAACTGATAGCTATAAAAAGCGCCATCAATCAACAAATGGTGAACGTCTAGTGCTAGGATGAGAAGAATAGAAAACGTGTATAAATAACTACCAATTAAAGGTGACTGCGTACCTGTTTGTGGATCAATTACGTTAGCGATTAAAAACCCAAGCTTCAAATCGATTAATCCACCGGCTATTTGAATCGCATAATAGAGAACCGTTGCCACAAGTCCAACCGTTAACCCAACAAGTGCTTCCTTTAAGATTAACAGCACGTATTCGTAATTAAGCTCTAGAAGTGGCCAATCCTCTGTAAAATAAATAATCCAAGATAAGAACAATGCTATCCCTACCTTCATTCGTGCAGGGATGTTTTGATACGAAAAAAACGGAAGCGTAAGTAAGAAGGCTGACATTCTTACTAAAATGAGTAAAAAGGGCGGAAACCATTCTGTAAACTCCATATTGCTCCTACCCTACAAACTGATACAAGTTACTAAAAATTGACTCTGCAAAAGTTAGTAATTGCGTCAGCATCCATGGTCCAAAAACGATGAGTGCAATGAGTACTCCTGCAATTTTGGGAATAAACGCAAGTGTTTGTTCCTGAATTTGCGTCGTTGCCTGAAAAATACTTACTGCAAGTCCGATAATTAACGCTGTTATGAGTAGCGGTCCAGATATTAATAGAGTGACTAGAACTCCTTGCTCAGCCCAGCCAAGCACCATTTCCTGTGTCATGATTATTCCTCCTAAAAGCTAAATAGCAATGAGCGGACGACTAGATGCCAGCCATCTACTAAAACAAACAGCAAAATCTTGAACGGCAACGCGATCATTACTGGAGGAAGCATCATCATCCCCATCGACATCAACACACTGGCGACTACCATATCGATTACTAAGAACGGTACAAATATCATAAAACCTATTTGGAAGGCCGTTTTGAGCTCGCTTATCGCAAAAGCTGGAACAAGAGCGGTTAACGGAATATCATCTAGCGACTCTGGCCGCGGCTCTCCTGCATATCCCATAAATAGTGCCAAATCCTTTTCTCGTGTATGCTGCGCCATGAATTCCTTCATCGGCGTAGCAGCTTCGTTGAACGCTTCTTCTTGGGTTAGCTCTCCGTCAAACAGCGGTTGCAGAGCATTCTCATTCACTTCAGAAAAGATAGGTGCCATGATAAAAAATGTCATAAATAAAGCGAGTCCGATAATAACTTGGTTAGGTGGCATTTGCTGAGTTGCAAGACCTGATCGAACGAAGGATAATACTATAACGATCCGAGTAAAACTCGTCATCAAAATAAGGATTGCTGGAGCAAGTGAAAGGACGGTTAACACTAATACTAACTGCACCGTCGACGTTAGATTTTGGGGATCGTCGCTGAATATATCTAATGATGGAATTTCAATAAATGCTGCTATCATCGATCCCGCTCCTCTAATTCTTGATGCACCTTCGTTTGTGATTTCTTGACGCCATCTAGTTCTTTCGATAAAAACTGATTAAAGGAAGATGGTCCAGGTGGTTCGCCATTTCGCTCACGTCTTTTTTGTAACAAGCTTTGAACAAGCTGCTGTGGCTGATTAAAGCTCGTTTGTGATTCCCGTTTTAGCATCGCCTTAATTTCTTCAGGGTCATCAATCTCCTTTAGTAAAGAGATAGATTCGCCAACCCCGACAACTAATAATCGGTCTCCGACCTTTACTAGCTGTACAGAACGATTTGTTCCAACTCCAACCCCGCCAACTGACTGAATTGTCGCGGCATCTTGAAACCTTCTCGACTTGTTACCCACAAATTTTGCAATAATATAAAAGAGCAATAACACGGCCCCTAAAGCCAATATTAGCTGTCCAAAGAGCATAAAGAGGTTTTGATTTTGAGGAATTACTGCTCCTTCTTCTATCTCCGCCTCATTAAAATTGCTATCAGACTCTCCAACATTTCCAACTGATTCTTCATTCTCCGTCTCAACTTCCTCTAGCTGATTAATTCCTTCAATAACCGAGCGATCCGATTCACCAAAGTTGCCTTCTGCTAGAGCAGTTGGAGAGAAAAGAACGAATAGAATCATGATCATGCCTATCGTTTTTCTCACGCTGCTACCCCACTTTATGTTAAAGATTATCCAAGTGTTTTATTAATTGCTTCTAAAACACGTTCTGCCTGAAATGGCTTTACGATGAAGTCCTTTGCACCTGCTTGAATGGCATCAATAACCATTGCTTGTTGTCCCATCGCAGAACACATAATAACTTTTGCATTAGGATCATGCTTACGGATTTCTTTTAAAGATGTAATCCCATCCATCTCTGGCATCGTAATGTCCATTGTTACTAGGTCAGGGGAATGCTCTTTATATAAGTCGACTGCTTGAGCACCGTCACTCGCTTCAGCGACTACATTAAAATCATTTTTTGTTAAAATATCTTTGATCATCATTCTCATAAAAGCTGCATCATCTACGATTAGTACGTTAATTGCCATTGGTGTTGTCCTCCCTAAATCGAATACATTATTTTAAGTTTTTTAAACGATCCTGTCTGCTTACGATATCCGTTACTCGAACACCAAAGTTTTCGTCAATGACGACTACTTCCCCTTTAGCAATCAAGCGCTGGTTGACAAGAATGTCTACCGGCTCTCCTGCAAGTTTATCAAGCTCAATAATAGAACCATGAGAAAGCTCTAATATTTCTTTAATCGACCTTTTCGTTCGACCAAGCTCCACCGTAACTTCTAGTGGAATTTCCATTAACATATCTAAATTTCGAGCTTCCTGATCTGATAAAGATGGAGCTTCGAAATTAGAGAATGCCGCTGGCTGGACATTTACGTCGCGGTCAGGAATTTGAGCTTGACGTGAAACGAGCTGTGAGCCTCTTTCAGCTGCTTGTGCTCGCTCAGGCTCTCGATTCGGCTGCTCGGCTGATGGCGCCGGCTGTGAGACTTGCTCAGGCTGAGAAGTGGGTTGAAGCTCCTCTTCTACTTCCGCAATCAGCTCTTCCTCATCCGTTGAACTAGACTGAGGATTCATCAACTTGTCTACCATGTTTTTCGCAAAGCTTACAGTGACAAGCTGCATGATCTTCGAATCAATTAACTCTCCTACTTTTAAATCAAAGGAAATTTTGATTAACACATCTTCATCCGGAAGTTTTACACCGTTCGGATTATCTTGAAGATTCATCATTTCAATTCCCGGTGGTGAAATATCTACCTTTTGATTAAAGATTGTCGACATAGAAGTAGATGCAGAGCCCATCATTTGGTTCATTGCTTCTTGAACAGCACTTAACTCCATCTCACCTAGTTCATCGGACTCGATGTTTGTTCCGTCATTACCTAGCATTAAATCAGCAATAATAGCTGCATCACTCGTTTTAATTACGAGAAGATTTAGTCCCTCAAAACCAACTGTATACTCTACGGAAACGGCTACATGTGGAATTGGGAACTCATCTTCTAAATCCTTTCTTTTGACGGCTGACACTTTAGGAGTTGTAATATCCACCTTTTGATTTAACAACGTGGATAGCGCCGTTGCCGAGCTACCAAATGAAATATTACCGATTTCACCTAGCGCATCTTGTTCAATCGGAGTTAAATAGTCATTAATATCAGCCTCGTTTAACTCACTTGATTCTTGCTCTGATTCTTCGTTACTGCTTGTATCATCGTCATCGTCCATGCCGTTTAACAGAGCGTTAATCTCATCTTGCGAGAGCATATCATCATTCATTGTCATATTCCTCCTCTTCAATCACGTCCGTAATTTGAACGGCAAGGTGATGTTTCACTTTTCCTGGTTGCACTTTGTACTTAGGCTCATCTCCCACACGCGTAAGGAGTGGAGCATCAATTTGCTGATCTAGCTCAATAATGTCGTCTTTGGCTAAGAATAAAAATTCTTCAACCGTTATTTCAGAGCGACCTAGCTCAACAGCGACATCAAGTGGAGCGCGTTTAATATTATATTCTAACGACTCAAGCTCTAGAGGCTCTCGTTCCTTCTTTTGCGTCTGCATCCACAAATGCACCGATAATCGTGGCAGTATTGATTCAATGACTACGTGAGGCAAGCAAATGTTAATCATTCCAGTTGTTTCCCCAATAGTAGTTGAGAGCGAGATCACGACTACAGTCTCGTTTGGCGAAACGAGCTGTAAAAACTGTGGGTTTACTTCGAGCTCATCCATCATTGGATCAAGCTCTTCAATCGATAACCACGCTTCTCTAAAGGTTTCGAGTGTCTTTTGGAATAGCTGAGACATAATTTTCGTTTCTATTTCAGTTAAATTATCCACCTTATTAAAGGCTTCTCCCTGTCCACCAAGCATTCTGTCAAGCATTGCATAGGCAATGTTTGGGTTAACCTCCATGACGAATCGTCCTTCGAGCGGATACGGCTCGAATACATTTAAGATCGTCATTTTAGGTACAGACCGAATAAATTCCTCATAAGGCAGCTGATCAACCGATGCAACATTCAATTGAACGAATGTCCTTAGCTGAGCAGAGAGCTGCGTCGTTAAGAGCCTTGCAAAGTTCTCGTGAATCCTTGTTAAACTTCGAATCTGATCTTTTGAAAAACGTAGTGCACGCTTAAAATCGTACGTTTTAATTTTTCGCTTTGTTTCTTCTTGTTTTAGCTCATCCGCATCAACTTCACCCGTTGATAAGGATGATAACAGCGCATCAATTTCGCTTTGCGATAAAACATCAGCCATTTGCCTCACCTCACTTACTTAGTCGATATCCTCGACTTTACTGAATAATCTTTTGTTGCATATACACTCGCGTTACTTGTCCCTCTTGCATAATCAAGTTAATTTCATTCGCTATAGAGGCTTCTAATGCTGTAATGCCTTCTGAGCCCTGAAAGTCTTGAGCGGTTAAATCTGCAAGCTTACTAATAATGATATTTTCGATCTGGAAAGCTCGTAGCTCAAGCTCATTACGAGCATCTACGCTATCAGCTTCGATCACGAATTTACCACGAATAATTTGATTAGATGCTAGATTCGTTGTAATCTCTTCTGTCTCGACAGAGCGTTCAATGACTTCTTCGATTGTGGGAGCAGCATTAGGATCCTCTGGTGCTTGGAAAAACTGCGTGTATAAAAACAGTGTTAATCCACCAATCAACGTTAAAGCAACTAAAATAATGAGCATGATTGTAACTAGACGATTTTTAAACAAGACTAGTCCTCCTCTTTACTTAATGCATTTGATGCTAAAGGACCAAGCCCAATCAGCTGATAAAAAGCCTCTACACGTTCGATGAGTTCTTGTTCCGTTTCTTTTACTACGATCATTTTGCCATTTGTAAGAGTAATTGTTGTATCAGGAAAAGCTTGAACCTGCTCGATATAAAGCGCATTTAATGTGAACGTTTGATTATTTAATCTCGTCAATGTGACCATAGTATGTTGAGCAACACGCTTAGAGCGAGGCCCATCCTCCTTTTTCGTGTATGTATAGAGTGCTTAGGGGCAAGTATTACCCCTAAGCTACGCTATTATCGCTTCAAGTTAACTAGTTCTTGTAGGATTTCATCTGATGTTGTAATGATTCTTGTGTTTGCTTGGAAACCACGTTGAGACACGATCATTTCAGCAAATTCTGCTGCTAAGTCAACGTTCGACATTTCAAGCGTCGCACCAACTAAGCTACCGCGACCGTCTGTGTTAGAAAGACCGATTTGAGCAGCACCAGAGTTATTAGTCTGAGAGAACGTGTTGTTCCCTGCTTTATTTAAACCACCTGGGTTAGAGAAGTTTGCTAATGCTAATGTTCCAAGTACACGTACCTGTCCGTCTGAAAACACCCCGTTAATTTCACCGCTCGGTGCGATATTGAAGCTTTGGAGGAATGTTTCGTTAATGTTAGCTCCACCTATATCAATATTTAGTCCAGGTCTTACAGGGTTAGTTGTATTATCACCCGCGTTTAACTGTTGAATTGAAGCCCCAGCAGGAATATAAAGATCGCTTAATGCTGTGTTCTCGTCAATTGGTGCAGCCTGATTTAAATAACCTTGAACTTTCAAACCATTGGAGTTAACTAACATCCCATTCTGATCCAAATAAAAGTTTCCCGCACGAGTAAATAACTGCGTGTCACCATCTTCTACAACAAAGTATCCATCGCCTGAAATTGCTAAGTCTAAATCACGACCCGTAGACTGAAGAGACCCTTGCGTGTCAATCGTATCGATTGTAGACGTACCGCCACCAAGACCGACTTGAAGGGGGTTTGTTCCACCTCGGTTGTCGTTTGGAGTACCTGCTCCTTGTAGCTGTTGACTTACTAAGTCGTTAAATGTTGTACGACCCTTTTTAAATCCGTACGTATTAACGTTAGCAATGTTATTACCGATTACATCGAGCTTTGTTTGGAAGTTATTCATACCGCCGATTCCTGAATATAGTGAACGTAACATGTGTTCATTCTCCTCTCAAATTTGGACTGTCGCTTCGATCCTTCCACGACATAACAGCTTCCTTTCGGTCCGGCTGTTTATAAAATAATTGCGCCATTAATGTTTGTAAATAGCTGATGACTCGCTTCCTCACGATCCATAGCCGTAATTACCGTTTCGTTTTTAGCACTGACAACAAAAGCAGCATCCTTCGTTAAAACGAGAGAATCTGTAATACCCTTCGCTTTTGCTTCTTTTACTCGTGTGCCCATTTCCTGCCACGTTGCATCAGGTACGTGAATACCTCGTTCCTGAAGTCGCTTTTCAGCGTGCTTACTCACTTTCAGTGAGTTTGAGGTTTGACTTAAAATCTCACTAAAAGACGTTGTCTTTGGTTGCGCAGGCTTCGAAACCGGCTTATTAATCGTATGAGGGAGGTGGTGCGGCATTATTTTAGGATGCATGACTTGCACCTCCAGTGCTTATTCTGTTTTAGCTTTTACTGCTTGAATGTCTTGGATCGGAATTCGTACACCGTCTTCAAGCTCTACTAACGTTCGTCCTTCTTTTAATACAACAGACGTTACTAAGCCTTCTTGAGGTGTTTTTTCACCACTTGAATTTGTTCGCTCGTAGCTGATAACTTTTCCGATAAGCTCTGCATTGGATGCTAGCTCAGACCGCGAACTCGCTTCTAAAAACGTTTTTAAGCTTTGGTTCATTTGCGTCATTTGCTCGAGACTTGAGAACTGCGCCATTTGTGCAATAAACTCTTTATCCTCCATTGGATTTAATGGATCCTGGTTAGATAACTGTGTGAGCAAGATTTTAAGAAATGCATCTTGATCAAGAGTAGAGCTATTCGCTTGATTTTTTTGTTGCTCTTTATATTCCTCAAAGTAAATAGGATTAGATGATGAACTTACAATTGTCATTGGTTGCCTCCTTTCTTACACTTCTACGTCAATCGATTCCTCTAGTAGCTCTTCAAAGCTTGCTTGCTCCACTTCTTCATCAGCATGCTCAAATCTGCTTGACTCCTCTTTTTGCTGATCTTTACGCTGACCATCAGAGGTAGAATCTTTAAATGGCTGTTGCTGCGATATTTCTACCTTCTCGACTTGAAGTTGCTGAGATTGGAAGGCTTGCTTTAAATGATGCAACTGGCTATCCAAAAGCTCTCTTGTCATCGCATTGGAGGTCATTACTCTAGCAGTGATCACGCCATTAAGCTGTTGAATTTGAATATCTAGTCTTCCGAGGTGCTGCGGATGTAGCTTAATCGTCATTTGCTTCATGCCATTTATCTCTGTAAATGCACTACGTTGTAATAGATTTTCAAACTGCCTAATAAATTGCTCCTGCGAAACTCTTGTCTGACCTTCTTGTTGCATTAAAGG
This window contains:
- the fliR gene encoding flagellar biosynthetic protein FliR — translated: MEFTEWFPPFLLILVRMSAFLLTLPFFSYQNIPARMKVGIALFLSWIIYFTEDWPLLELNYEYVLLILKEALVGLTVGLVATVLYYAIQIAGGLIDLKLGFLIANVIDPQTGTQSPLIGSYLYTFSILLILALDVHHLLIDGAFYSYQFIPMQQLYIPFGDESIIEFIATTFNTMFIIAFQMSVPIVAPIFLVDVALGFVARTVPQVNVFVVGMPLKIFLGFIIMIVTMAPFFVLVQHLSEVVIETMRTLMTLYGRV
- the fliQ gene encoding flagellar biosynthesis protein FliQ — encoded protein: MTQEMVLGWAEQGVLVTLLISGPLLITALIIGLAVSIFQATTQIQEQTLAFIPKIAGVLIALIVFGPWMLTQLLTFAESIFSNLYQFVG
- the fliP gene encoding flagellar type III secretion system pore protein FliP (The bacterial flagellar biogenesis protein FliP forms a type III secretion system (T3SS)-type pore required for flagellar assembly.) is translated as MIAAFIEIPSLDIFSDDPQNLTSTVQLVLVLTVLSLAPAILILMTSFTRIVIVLSFVRSGLATQQMPPNQVIIGLALFMTFFIMAPIFSEVNENALQPLFDGELTQEEAFNEAATPMKEFMAQHTREKDLALFMGYAGEPRPESLDDIPLTALVPAFAISELKTAFQIGFMIFVPFLVIDMVVASVLMSMGMMMLPPVMIALPFKILLFVLVDGWHLVVRSLLFSF
- a CDS encoding flagellar biosynthetic protein FliO, producing the protein MRKTIGMIMILFVLFSPTALAEGNFGESDRSVIEGINQLEEVETENEESVGNVGESDSNFNEAEIEEGAVIPQNQNLFMLFGQLILALGAVLLLFYIIAKFVGNKSRRFQDAATIQSVGGVGVGTNRSVQLVKVGDRLLVVGVGESISLLKEIDDPEEIKAMLKRESQTSFNQPQQLVQSLLQKRRERNGEPPGPSSFNQFLSKELDGVKKSQTKVHQELEERDR
- a CDS encoding response regulator; protein product: MAINVLIVDDAAFMRMMIKDILTKNDFNVVAEASDGAQAVDLYKEHSPDLVTMDITMPEMDGITSLKEIRKHDPNAKVIMCSAMGQQAMVIDAIQAGAKDFIVKPFQAERVLEAINKTLG
- the fliY gene encoding flagellar motor switch phosphatase FliY, whose protein sequence is MNDDMLSQDEINALLNGMDDDDDTSSNEESEQESSELNEADINDYLTPIEQDALGEIGNISFGSSATALSTLLNQKVDITTPKVSAVKRKDLEDEFPIPHVAVSVEYTVGFEGLNLLVIKTSDAAIIADLMLGNDGTNIESDELGEMELSAVQEAMNQMMGSASTSMSTIFNQKVDISPPGIEMMNLQDNPNGVKLPDEDVLIKISFDLKVGELIDSKIMQLVTVSFAKNMVDKLMNPQSSSTDEEELIAEVEEELQPTSQPEQVSQPAPSAEQPNREPERAQAAERGSQLVSRQAQIPDRDVNVQPAAFSNFEAPSLSDQEARNLDMLMEIPLEVTVELGRTKRSIKEILELSHGSIIELDKLAGEPVDILVNQRLIAKGEVVVIDENFGVRVTDIVSRQDRLKNLK
- the fliM gene encoding flagellar motor switch protein FliM is translated as MADVLSQSEIDALLSSLSTGEVDADELKQEETKRKIKTYDFKRALRFSKDQIRSLTRIHENFARLLTTQLSAQLRTFVQLNVASVDQLPYEEFIRSVPKMTILNVFEPYPLEGRFVMEVNPNIAYAMLDRMLGGQGEAFNKVDNLTEIETKIMSQLFQKTLETFREAWLSIEELDPMMDELEVNPQFLQLVSPNETVVVISLSTTIGETTGMINICLPHVVIESILPRLSVHLWMQTQKKEREPLELESLEYNIKRAPLDVAVELGRSEITVEEFLFLAKDDIIELDQQIDAPLLTRVGDEPKYKVQPGKVKHHLAVQITDVIEEEEYDNE
- the fliL gene encoding flagellar basal body-associated protein FliL, producing the protein MFKNRLVTIMLIILVALTLIGGLTLFLYTQFFQAPEDPNAAPTIEEVIERSVETEEITTNLASNQIIRGKFVIEADSVDARNELELRAFQIENIIISKLADLTAQDFQGSEGITALEASIANEINLIMQEGQVTRVYMQQKIIQ
- a CDS encoding flagellar FlbD family protein → MVTLTRLNNQTFTLNALYIEQVQAFPDTTITLTNGKMIVVKETEQELIERVEAFYQLIGLGPLASNALSKEED
- the flgG gene encoding flagellar basal body rod protein FlgG, producing the protein MLRSLYSGIGGMNNFQTKLDVIGNNIANVNTYGFKKGRTTFNDLVSQQLQGAGTPNDNRGGTNPLQVGLGGGTSTIDTIDTQGSLQSTGRDLDLAISGDGYFVVEDGDTQLFTRAGNFYLDQNGMLVNSNGLKVQGYLNQAAPIDENTALSDLYIPAGASIQQLNAGDNTTNPVRPGLNIDIGGANINETFLQSFNIAPSGEINGVFSDGQVRVLGTLALANFSNPGGLNKAGNNTFSQTNNSGAAQIGLSNTDGRGSLVGATLEMSNVDLAAEFAEMIVSQRGFQANTRIITTSDEILQELVNLKR
- a CDS encoding TIGR02530 family flagellar biosynthesis protein, whose translation is MHPKIMPHHLPHTINKPVSKPAQPKTTSFSEILSQTSNSLKVSKHAEKRLQERGIHVPDATWQEMGTRVKEAKAKGITDSLVLTKDAAFVVSAKNETVITAMDREEASHQLFTNINGAIIL
- the flgD gene encoding flagellar hook assembly protein FlgD; this encodes MTIVSSSSNPIYFEEYKEQQKNQANSSTLDQDAFLKILLTQLSNQDPLNPMEDKEFIAQMAQFSSLEQMTQMNQSLKTFLEASSRSELASNAELIGKVISYERTNSSGEKTPQEGLVTSVVLKEGRTLVELEDGVRIPIQDIQAVKAKTE